The sequence GAGCTGGCCGTCGAAGCTGTGACGCATCTCGCGCGCCGCGGTCTCGGCCAGCGGCATGTTGTGCTCGCCGCTCACCACCATGCCGCACTTCGCGGCGCCGCCGCGGATGAGCCCCTGCAGCACCCAGATGCCGTTGAGCATGCCGGCGCAGGCGTTGACGACGTCGAAGACCAGCGCCTTGCTGGCGCCGAGCGCCCTGCGAATGACGACCGAGGTCGCCGGCTCGAGGCTGAACTCGTCGGGGCGATGGTGCTTGGAGATGCTGGTGCAGATGATGGCATCCAGGTCGGCGGCCTTGTAGCGGGACATGGCGAGGGCGCGCTCCGCAGCCTTCAACGCCAGGTCGGCGGCATACTCGCCGACGGCCACGCGCCGCTCGCGGATGCCGGTAATGCGCTCGAGATCCCAACGCGGCCGACGCCGGCACGAGCGCAGCATCTCCTCCGTGGTGACGACGCGGTCGGGGAGATAGAGGCCGAGACTCTCGATCTTCAGCTTGTCAGGCATCCGAATACCCGGCGGCCGCGGGCACGACATCCGTGCCCGCTCGCGCAAGCTCGCGCACTCCGGCACAAAACGATACCTGAGGGCGGTAGCCGAGCTCGCCTCTGGCTTTGCTCATATCATAGCGGCAGTCACAGGCTACGAGGCGCACGCCGCAGCGGGTGATCGCCTGGCGCGGTCGCCAATCGGACACGCGGCCGGCGTCCTCGTTCCGGATCTTCAACGCCATGATGAACTCCGCATGCGCAAGACGCGTGGGGCCACATCCTGCATCATTGCATCCTGCACGGTGTGACTCCCATGTCGGCACCGAAAACCCCGTCGGCCTCGCGAACGCCGCAACTTGCGTGTCGGTTCTCGGATAGCGTCCCAGGTGGCGGCGGCCGTCGTCTCCGGCCTCGCGCCCGCGCCGGCCGTCGATCGCGACCTGCCCCTCTACTATGTCGGCACGCCGGCACAGCACTACGACAGCGCGCTCGCGCAGAACCGCGTCATCGCCGGGATGTTCTCGTCGTTCGGCCTCGTGGCCGTCCTGATGGCTTCGGTCGGCCTCTACGGCGTCATGTCCTTCTCGGTGAACCAGCGCCGCCAGGAGTTCGGCGTGCGCATGGCACTCGGCGCCGATCGCCGCGCCATCGTGGCCATCGTGCTGCGCCGGGCCGGACGACAGATCGCGCTCGGCCTGACGCTGGGCTTCGCCCTGGCGTTCCTGCTCGCGACGATCGGCCGGGACGTCCTGGCGGGGATGCTGTTCAACGTCAGCGCACACGATCAGTTCAGCTACGCGATCGTCTTCGCCGTCGTCGCCGTCGTTTCGCTCGTCGCCGCGCTCGTGCCTGCGCTCCGTGCGGCAAGAGTGCATCCGATGAGCGCCCTGCGCGCCGAGTGATTGACGCTGACCGTCCCTGCCCGCTGAACGTGGCCGTCGCCGCGCTCAGCGGGCGGGGCGAAGCGCCCGAACTTGTCGTGTGGCAGACGAAGCCGGCTGTCACCCTGGCGGCCCAAACGAGATCCTCGGGCACCAGGTAATCGAAGACATCGAGGTTCGTGTGGTGGGAAGGCGCTATCATTTCACCCCATGAATCATCGCCACCGCGCTTGT comes from Vicinamibacterales bacterium and encodes:
- a CDS encoding FtsX-like permease family protein — its product is MRVGSRIASQVAAAVVSGLAPAPAVDRDLPLYYVGTPAQHYDSALAQNRVIAGMFSSFGLVAVLMASVGLYGVMSFSVNQRRQEFGVRMALGADRRAIVAIVLRRAGRQIALGLTLGFALAFLLATIGRDVLAGMLFNVSAHDQFSYAIVFAVVAVVSLVAALVPALRAARVHPMSALRAE